Part of the Quercus lobata isolate SW786 chromosome 6, ValleyOak3.0 Primary Assembly, whole genome shotgun sequence genome, gcaaaattttttaatcagtaataatatttaaaaagtaatatatatatatatatgatgaggataaaaggagaGCTTAAACCACACGGACATAAAGCCGACGgtttaatactttttctttgggCGTAGCAGACGGTGCTTATGCTGACGGTCATAGTATCAGCTGACTCCGTGGTTGACGACTCAAATGCTGACGGTATAACAAAGGTGACGGAGGAAAATTGAGGCTGACGGACCGGGCACAAGTTTACTTGCTTTccacgctagataatatttaaaggatccccataaggaaaagatcccgtaaaatacgctcaaaaggactcctataaggaaaggacttctactccaaggtaaagaggtcaaccttctactagtataaaagcccaagcatcctcacaaactaaggtacgcataatttaccctctctagcactctagagcagtgagaatagttctaacttgaccttcggagggtgtttggccggtaccacaccggtactctctgctaggttcttccttttcgttgtgcaggtgccgtttgatcgtacgaggaacgtgtgactcactggtgatactattttcggcatcatcaatatatatttcCTTTGTCTCACACaagatttttttcttataaaagttgtttttaaatatatgaaactttttcaaaagttgaaagtcgttataaaaaaaagtttcatatatttaaaaacaacttttatataataattaaaaaaaaaatccttcaaaaACCAGGATGTGTACTGAAACTTCTTTTGTTCCTTAGTTCTTAATGCAATCgtttttctacccaaaaaaaaaaaaaaagttgaaattcaGTTTCTTATATAACctttattcatcaaaaaaaaaaaactataaaaagtGTTTTCTTTtgacattttcataaaaatcatttcatttcaaagatttcaaaaaaaaacaaaggtgaAGATTAGTAAAGTAGTTCTAAGAGCacataaaatatcacaatttttattacaattatcTTACgttactttcttattttttttcctgcaaCTCACAGTCGGTCACCTGGACAACTGTGGTAAGTCGTGTCATTTCAAGTAATCTTAAAATTCCGGATtagcaaaagagagaaatccaTGGAAAGATGCTAATTAAGTTGACTTCTTCAATACAGAAAAACGACAGTCTGGAAAAGTAGGAGAAAACTTTTTACCTTTTTGTTCCCTTAACATGGACCGGGTGTACATTTAAGTTGGATCAGATCGAACGGTAAAACtaactaaaaactcaaaaattttaaaaaaattaaaattaaaaaaaaaaaaaaaaaaaaaagggcaaaaactCCAACCTTATCTACCAGTCAATCGTCCTATATTAATAGTTAcgaaggtaaaataaataaggCCACCAAAGAGTTTtcgagaaacaaagaaagaaagagagagttggaGATCATGTCGTGCCTAGCTAGTTGCTGTGCAACTTCGACATGTGGTCTCTGCAACTGTGTGGCCTCTGGGATCACCAAGCGCTCTGCTAGACTTGCTTACTGTGGTCTCTTTGGTGGATTCTTAATCCTTTCTTGGGTTCTCCGTGAAGTTGCAGCTCCTCTGTTGGAGAAAATCCCATgtcagtttcaatttttttttttttagctttttttttcgtttctttGTGTGAATTTGTGGAATATGTGAACTGGGTTTGCTCTGTTTCCAACGTTTTCCAATTGGGTTTTTGTCAGTTGGGGTTGGTTGTTGTTGCTTTGCTTGGTTGATGTGTTCTTGTATATTGGGGATTAATTGTTCATTTGATGGGGGCTGTTGAGTCGGAAATAGTGAAATTAATGATAAAACAAGCTTCGAACTTTGGATAACTTGCATTGATATgatgataaattaccaaatgttccaaaattttaagcggttggaaaatggtgaatttaatcattttaactaaaattctaACAGGGACTTCCTTTTTCTAGTTCTCTTGCATTTATTTCTAAACTTCCTATCTTGggtttgttttgcttttagtTATTTATTGAAGCATGCTTAATTATGTGCATAGTTTAGACTAATCTAAAGATTCTAAACTACTAGGCTGAATTCTCATTTGGGCAGCAACCGGTtgatattaatttgtttaataaatggctgaaaatttaatgatttagaTATTCTGAATTATTTCATCCAAATAATTTGGAAATCCTGTGGAAATTTGGAGAATTTGGCTGATAAGTTAGTAAGTTGAAGAATTTTCAGGGCCTAGTAAGGTTGGATGTAGATTTGGCAATATATGCATTTGGTGGCCAAAATGAATTTTCCTGATACCTGATAACACTAATGAGTTACTAGttgagatttatttttgaatttgagatTTGGCTCATGAGCTCAACGGagaaaaaatgtatattttaaatttgcaaCTTTTGTCCTGGACATTTGTGTTAACAGGGATAAACACTTCTGAAACTCACACAAAGGACTGGTATCAAATACAAGCAGTTCTTCGTGTGAGCATGGggaatttcttgttttttgcaatttttgctcTTATAATGATCGGTGTAAAGGACCAAAATGACAAACGTGATGCTTGGCACCATGGTGGATGGATTGTGAAGATGGTGCTCTGGATTTTACTTGTAGTCCTCATGTTTTTCCTTCCTAATGCCGTCATTTCAGTATATGGTAAGTCTTTCTTCCACAATTATGATAATTAAACTAATTGTTATCTTCTGCTGCTTTTCTTTAGCCAGGGTTAGAGGAGGATTGTGTAAACCTTGTTTCGAAATATATGTATGCTTCACAAATGCCATAGGGGGGCCATTGCCAGAGGTTTTCTTGGCtgcttttcaaaaaatttggagTGAAATATTTGAATAAGATGCAATAAATTGCTCATAGCAGCTAAATTAACATAGCAATGGCCTTCTTTTCGCTCTAGGTATTTATGACTATTATGCATGGGGCTAACTCATTATACTTCTTTTTATTCTGTGCAACATATATAGGACATGGGTTTCCAGAAATTACCATGCCCATATTCACCCTGGGGATTTCTCATAGTCCTTAGGCTTCAAATTTATTAGAATAACATTAAAGCAAGGGAAGATTGATTTCCTCCTTGCATTGTAATATGGCTCCACTAACATGATGTGATGAAGAAGACACATCTATCCATCAGATGATCAATAAGAAATCTTCTCATGAGCAGATTATTCTTTTCCCTGTATTTGATGGGATTGATCAAGTATATGACTGGCTACATTTTGTCATCATGCACTTACGCATcaactttctttctttaataatgATGCTGTTCCCCAAGGATGGCTGTCTTGCCACAAATTCCCTACTTAGTCtctaattattcaaaaaatttcattcttttcctgAGATATGATGCCAAATATTATTGATCTATGCAAATTTCTGTACTTGCAGGAACTCTATCAAAATTTGGGGCAGggttatttttattggttcaaGTGCTTATCTTACTAGACTTTACACATGCATGGAATGATGCATGGGTTGAGAAAGACGAGCAGAAGTGGttagttcaaattttcaaatctcatcATTTTCTTTCATTGCTTTGTTTTGACTTCTAACCTAAATGGCATTTTTTAGGTATATTGCTTTACTTGTTATCTCAATTGGATGCTACATTATAGCATTTACATTCTCGGGAATTCTGTTCATCTGGTTCAACCCCTCTGGCCAAGACTGTGGCCTAAATGTCTTCTTCATTGTCATGACCATGATCCTGGCATTTGCATTTGCCATTATTGCTTTGCATCCTGCGGTAAGCTTAGCATTTTGTATTTTACTGGTTCATGCTCTGGGGCagactgttttttttttttttttttggggtgtggGTGGGGTGGAGAGCACAACATTCAGCAGAAATATTAGGTTGCAAAATGTGTGGAGTAGCCCTCCCCCTCCCCTCCCTTGGATGGAAAATGACACCtccttatatgtttttattcctTTGATGCAATTGTGTTCATCAGCCCTTTATGTTATGATGCATTTATTGCATCCTGTATAGTTAATGATTTCTTTAAATCCCCTAACTATCCTAGTGCACATGAAGGAACCAACTTTGATTAATTCATTAGTCAATCAAACTATTGTCAACTATCTTTCTGTATAGTTTATATCAACTATCTCCAAACAATCTAAGGGACCAACAATGCTGTTAGTCTGAGGCAGAGGATATAAAACTAAATGCAATCCTTACAGCCTAAAGGATTTAGGCCAGCATCTTTAAATATTGTACTCttttaattaaacttaaaaacCTAAATTCACAGTACTAAGGGCTTTTTAATATTCTGGGTTTGGCCACAGAATGGGCATGTTTTGAGGTATTAGATTAGCATCCAGTGGTTGAAATCTGTAAGCTCTGAAAGTATTTTGGGCACGTGGTCTATATGGTAGACcaatcattttttataagtatataTAGTAGTAGACCCATCATGCAGAGATTGCatgattatttttcaaaaataactagCAATATTCTCTCATGAGCTGGAATTATCTTGTTAATTTTATGTGGTGCAATGTAATTCTTGTATTTACAAAATTGCAAGTTGGTATTCATGTAACAGAGGGTTGTGACCCCTTTCTGAACTTTAATAATAGAAAATGGCTTTTGAACTGGCAAGATGATTGTGACTGGAAATTTCAAACAGGTGAATGGTAGCCTCCTGCCTGCTTCTGTGATCTCTCTTTATTGTGCTTATGTGTGCTACACGGGTCTCTCCAGTGAACCTCATGACTATGTATGCAATGGTCTGAACAATACCAAGGTAGTCACCACAAGTACTCTTATTCTTGGGATGCTCACAACTGTTTTATCTGTTCTATACTCTGCTCTTCGCGCGGGATCATCAACAACGTTTTTGTCACCACCATCTTCACCCAAGTCAGGTGCTCATAGCTAGATGGAAtcctttttagttattttacattttcaatATAAGCGTTctgaaaaaatatttcttcagACATCTTGATGAAGTAAATGTTTTCAAAGGAAGGACCAAATACAGTAATTCTTTGTTCTACCTCATTGTAGAATAAAACCATACTggtaaaagtttttatttttcagtatGTTCTATATACTTGGATGAGCTCTTGACACTTGGCTTCTCTGACCTTCCATAGTAGATAAGGTAGTAAAGGCCAAACCATTCTGGTATGGTATATGATTCTGAAGGTCTGGATCCTGCTGGCTTTTTGGTCTCACCTGCAGCCACATATAATGAATGCTGGCTACATACTAAGTGCTTTCTAATATTGTTAAATCTTGTTGCAGGGGGGAAGAAACCTCttctagaagaagaagagttggaagaaggaaaggaaaaggaaaaggaaaagaaaacggATGCAGAAGCGCGCCCTGTTAGCTATTCATATATGTTCTTCCATCTGATATTTGCTTTAGCTAGCATGTACTCAGCTATGCTTCTTTCTGGGTGGACCAGCTCATCTGAGAGCTCTGACCTGATAGATGTTGGCTGGACATCAGTTTGGGTTCGGATCTGCACAGAGTGGGTTACTGCTGCACTGTTCGTCTGGTCTCTTGTGGCCCCTCTGATTTTCCCTGATCGTGAGTTCTTTTAGGTGACTTGTTCATGATATGTCTAGCACTCCTGGAATCTGTTATTATGTGCATAATTAGGTAATGAGGTATAAATTTAATTTGTCTAAGCTCATTTTTGggggtggaaaaagaaaagggacgGGGAGTAATTGTTCTCTCACATTCGTTAGTGTGTACTCTGTACAAACAACATCCATAATTTCGTGCACaatgtccatatttttttattgatgtcCACATTTAAAATCTGAAATGGATGATGTATACGGATGATGTACAATAAGGAATGTGTGAGAATCAAATGTGCAATTGGTAGAGGGGGGAGGGGTGTTAGGTCTATCAAGTGTTGTATCCTTCCGGAGTTAGGTTTGCAAATATCCCAATATGGAACAGATATTGCTATGGTATTTGTGTCTACCATTTGAATTCTATTgtcaaacttttttcttttggaaagcATGATGCTTgttcttcatcttttctttacatttattttaagtgacatttgtttattttgtcaAAACGAGTTAGAAATGGGCAGTAATGGGATATTTCTAAAGATTAGTACCTGGTAAATCAGATCATTCGATTCATTTAAATAGAAGTATTTGAAGAGAGATTTGGATTTCAGATCTAGTGTAAATGACTTGAATAAcgtatagaattttttttttttttttttaatattgatgaATTTAATTGATGGATTTTACCTTTATTAACGTATGGATTTGATGTGATTAGGTGTAAAACATTATTCAAATACATGATATACAAGTATTTTTGTTATAGCAAACTTCAAGTTCGAGCACATAATGTGTTGTTAAGTTCTTATCAAATAATTATTCtaataattgtttctttttctttttttttgagatagagaATAATTGTTTCTTAAAACCATGATTTTTGTCATCCAgccataaaatatatataaaaatttgtattaaaaaaaaaaacccttaatttTTGTGAGTTTCAATTAATTTAACTGAAAAAGTTTCTTATTCTCAATCAAGTGAAATGAATTTGAATATTTCCTACATAAAAATGGAAtacattgatatatatatatgaaagaatGCATTGATATATTAGCCgggtgattaaaaaaaaaaaattatatcatggAACAAATTAGATGTCATAGATTTAAACTCTATTGAATACATGATAATAAATGAATCTCTTTAGTtattaaatcttaaaaatttaaatataagcATAATAGGCCTGTAGATGAACCAAGTAGTTCATAAACAGCTTGAACTTGGCTCATAAAAAGctaaatttgtttgtttataaacaaaccAAGCTTGAGCCTTAGTTTTATGTTTGCTTAATAAACAAGCCAAGAttaggcaaaaaaaaattgttcatgaaTAGACTCATAAACATTAAAACTTGATATAAAACAAGCTAAGTTTAGACTAGTTTATTTGCTTTGTAATAAGCctaacaattaaaccaatatctTACTATGACTTAGAGTAATTGGGAGTTAGGACCAAACCAAATAAACTTACTAATAAGTTTGATATGAGCTAGATAATGTATTTGTTTTGGATCTCAAgctcaaaattttgatattgagCTCAAGCTTGACTTGAGCTTAAGCTTTTAGAATTTTTAACAAGTTTGAGCTCAAACATCATTTATAGACTTTGTTCAAGCCCGAGCCAATCTTGGACATTTACTTTCTTTGTTAAGCCAAGCTTGAAACACTTAGTACTCGAAAAAGCTTAACTCATTTACAGCCATAAGCATAAGGTGTTGGTGGAATTAGGGGTATCAAGACATAATCGAAAACTGCCAAATTAGCATAACCAACTTGCCTGCTGCTAGATCCAAAGTTCCACTAGTCAACAGCAAGTCTCCACCTCTAAGAACCGATGTCGACAAGTTGAGTGGCGGATttccttctccaaaacctgagcCACCTAACCCAACCAACGAGATAAATTTTGACTAGATCCAACCGTATCCACCAAAATCATGACCAAATACAGCAAGATTTAGCTAGATCCATAGGATCCAACCAATTCTGATGACTCTCCACCACCACATCTCTTCACAGGATTCAACCGAACCAATTGGTGTCCCACTCGAGCCCAGTTTGACTCAATCGGTTGATGTTGGTGGTTGGCAGTGAGTCTCTCCACTTGTCACCTAATGTAAACAAGTCGAGTTCAAGTTAAATCCAAAACTGACCAATCCCGTTCCAACCTATAGAAACCCATAAATGGAATGattgaataatttttcataagTTTTACCCTAGGACGGTTTGAATTGTTAGTTTCACTTTTGGAAGGGAGAGGGATATCATAGACTTATGAAgttattgattattatttttttaatctaatttaaaaGTCCAAGGCTTTAAAAGATCAAAAGCAAGGACGGAGCCATAACTTTAAGTTAGGGGGGGCCGATTTTACTGTTGGTTGTGTGCAGTGATTTCAACCTTTGATTCTGCTACTTTTATAGgtaagaacaaaaaattttttgtttagaattttctaaAGGGCagggttatttattttggataaaattagttaattgagcttaattttgttttaagttttactaGCAATTTTTGTTgctttactttcttttctttttttttttttttttgggcttgtatattttgttttagatattagatctataaattttttttatggtcactaaaatgagaaaaatgctagagctgcaagtttttttataaattacttatgtaataagtggttactggtaagtaaaaaaatgatatgagtGGTGTGTCCATatgcgaaccaataagaatttgctaccagaaaagtttgtaaaaatgttataaaaaagtttgtgaatataacattattcttaaaaaaatcaatgatattattaaaggtaaataaaatgtaattttatagaataaaattattaaaattaatacacatatatataataatatatttttttttttttaaatttaggagGCCATCGCCCCCTAGTCTAAGGGTAGGTCCGCCCTGATCAAAAGTTCcatctttattctttttataaacTTTACATCATGAAAAGTTTATTATAATTGGTACTATTAGCCAACTGATTTGACATGTCTCTTGCAAATTTAATCATTGTGCATAATAATGACCAAGTCATTAGATTCAATGGCCAAATTCATTCTGTTATATTGATTTCCCGGCAATTGAGTGGGCCtaataagttttttattattataaaagtttttttttttttttagataaaaggGCCTAATGAGTTGAAAGTAATTTGACAATCCACATTTTGCAACACGCAGATAAATTTGAGTCACTTTTATCTAATGGTGTCGAATAATAGTATATTCAAGAAAtgagctttttaaaaaatatatatatatatatatatttttttttataaaagggTTATGAATTGAAATAAAGTAACTTGTCAATTGACATTTTGCAACACGCAGATAAATCTGAGCCACCTTTATCTAAAAGTATTAAAGAAATAattggagagagaaaagttgagAATCTTGTAGCTAAAGATTCAAATCTTCTTCCCTTGTCATAACTACTattgaatttagaaaaaaaatatgaaaagggTGAAAAACATGTAACGTGTAAGGTCAGCCAATATACATGACTTTATTAATAATCTAAAACTTAGATacatttctcaattaaattcaaacatctAGTTATATACTAAACTTTAAAGTACTGTGTTTAAGTTGTGCATAGTGAAATATGATTTATACATGAACTTGACTTGcatttttactttattgtttctatttttgtGTTAAGTGTACTAAGCTTAGAAAGGAAAatttaggggctgtttggatttgccgttttcataactcataactcaaaaatggcgGGATCCATAACTGAGAAGTCCGTCTGgattttgtttccatcactcaattctctaattttttagtaatgagttatagaaactgaaaacacatgtgagatgttttcagtttccaaaactcagttttcaatAGCATTTTCATAATTAAATCCACATACATGGGACCCACTGTCAGTGCAAAGTCACACCATGCgcacctttttcttcttctttctttcttcttcatagGCTCACTCCAACgaccctttttttcttcttcttcattctttttctttcctttcttcttcacagaAACACCAAAtatactttataaaaaaaaaacacgtggGTACCAatttctcaaacccaaaaattcaaacccataaacacatGAGTTAGATCATACACactaacacaaaaacacaaacccacaaacatgTTCACCATGGGTCTGACTCCATAGCTGCTGCTACTTCACAAtttcacaaacccacaaacatcCTCCGTGGCTGCCACCCTCTGCCTCACTGTCGCTGCTTCACGATTTCACGAGCTCGACCTCCCTTGCCACAGCTGTTccagagaggggaaaaaaaaaaaagaagagagagagagagagagaaaagtctTCTTTGGGTCAGTGTGTGAGGCTCACAAATAGTTAAcaaatattgagtgatgacaagtCAGTGATGGTGCCAAATAGACTTCGTGTAGGGAGTTGgagtattttaagtgatgagtgatgagtgacgaaaattaagtgaggagtgatgagtgataaaaaaaaaaaaaaaaaaaaaaaaaaaaaaaaaaaaaaaaaaaaaacggggCCTTAAAGATCTCTCTTGATTCAGTGTATCAGTATACTATGTAAGATATAGATTTTCGGTCCTTTACCCTTTTCATCATCTTATCATTatcactattattattattattattattcttgatGATTCTCCCTTTATCAGTGGGTTGATAGGACTCGAACGTTGATCTTTAGGCTATTTCCTGTAATACAAAGGAcacagaatcagaggggaccggtgggggaccggccaaaaatcctccgatgatcaaGTTAGTTACTTTGAACTCTCTGTAACGAAGAAATGTTCTCTCAAAAGTAAAAGTGTCTGACCCCCCTTACctttcatcgaagaagccttatatagtgtgtgtgtggaacggttTATCTGTTTAGgaaccgttcccaatgtcgaggagtccggcgAATTAggagtaacttccataaccgctgtggAAGTTACTTAGGTCGGACGctgatgaactcgtccatccataGTCAGGATGGACGACACCTCAAGGATGATCTCGTCCATCTTCAGTGGAAGATAACGAGAtcatcttggaaggcttgacgTTCATAACTGATAAATAGATCTCACGAGGTATTGCTCGTCCATgtatggacgaggttcgccagtacgcttgtaattttcatcgcctattgtagcttcttttgttggacgagacatatggacgagttatggacttggggatttatgacaccatcagttgccccctcgtcCATGTGAGTCGTCCAAATGGTTGAACGTCTTTGGACTGGTAATTGGTTATTAATTATTCGCACcacgtgtcatttttttattggtggcTAATTTCGTCGATTTATATTTCCGAGGTAGATGCCACGTGTCGCTTTCGTATTGGCTGGGTCGTTTCGATTACCTAGGTCAGcatcctataaatagtggaatgccTCCCTTAACCCTTTTCATTCCAGAgattttcttccttgacatccgtcgtctagagcctcgtctagGAGTTTCTCTGCGTCTAGAGTCTTCTTCCGTCTAGAGCCAggtactcttcttctcctcgtcTTTAGGTTTTAAGTTTCTTGTTAGAGATGTCCGCTGCCTCCTCGTCTACTGATAGCCTTAATAAGGCCATAGACGAGTACTGTGAGGATACTAGTGAGAGGTCTAACTCTAGCAGTGCTAGTGATGAGAGTGGAGGAAGCACGGACGAGAACTACTCTTCTGGGGCCCCTGGGCTCCCTATTGAGGTCGTCCAAGAACAGCTTAGGAGAGCTTCTGGCTCTCAAGCTGGTTCTCCGTCCAATCCTACGGACGAGGTAGAAACCGTCTTCAGCTGCGCTGTAGGCGTCCATTCTAAGACGGACGAACAGAGGTTAAATAGCCTTAAATCCTGGTATCAAATCCCAGACGAGTTTAACCCTAGGCTGCCCGTCCGTGGAGAGTGGTGTTGTGAGCCCCGTTTTGGTATAGGCGTCTATGAATCTTACTTTTTaggtggccttaggtttcctttaaatgcCTTCGATAGAGAGTTATTAGTTAAGTTAGGTTTAGGtgtttgtcaattcaatcctaacgCATGGAGACTAATTatctccatgcaaattttgtggagggaagtttttggtggggaccgtcctcttacagtggacgagttcctttattgttataaaccttCTGCCATAAGTCAATCTGAAGGTTTTTATCAGTTTACTGCTAGAGGGAATGATTGTAGGTTGATCAAGTCCCTAGCTTCGTCTGATAGGAAATGGAAGACGGAGTTCATTTTCGTTTCAGGCTTCTGGGCAGGGAACCCTGTGGACGTTGGCAGGGATCCCTTTCCCCCTTACACTGGGGAACTAGGGAACCTTCGTCCAGAAGGTACgtcccttccccttgtttatttttattcttacttctatttgatatatttacaatttctaacctttgtttgtTCATTGTGTTGTAGCTGCCAAACGTCCGTCCCTGAGTAAATTCCATCGTGACCGCGTCCATAGAGCTCGTCTACATACAGACAGGAGCTTTCGTTCTCTTGTCACGCTAAGACGCTTAGCCAAGTGGGGTTTAGGTCCTGAGCCTTCAGACGAAGCTATCGCCCACGAAGTTACTGTGCGAAAAAGTAAGTTCTTAGCTaaacctccttttctttttcttttttgtgtacCTTCCTAACTCGTTCATCTCGTCTTaggaatgtcaacaatgaaagagaaTAGAGGGAAGGAGATTGCAGGAGAGGGGAAACGTCCTGAGGGTCAAGCCCAAGATCGTCCTGAGGGTCAGACTCGTCCAACGGCTGGGGACAAAAGGAAGTTCTTGCCAAAAAATATTGACTTGGAAGGGCTCCCCAGTCGTAGGGACAAAAGGGTCAAGTCAGGCTCGTCCAAGGTGGTCAAGTCCAAACCTCCCCAGTCCCAGCCTGCCGTCCAGATAGTTGATGTGGACTCGTCCACTCCAGTGGAGTCCACGCCGTCCAAGACTCCACCCAGAACTCCTTTGGCCAAGTCTACCACGCCTGGCTCGTCCCAGCATTCCACGAACATTATTGAGAACGAAGACCTGGCTTGGAAACGTTTCCAGATGGCTGTCAAGGACGAAGATATAAACGTGCTACAACATGGGTTTAAAGGAATTTGAACATTCAGGCGTCCATGACCTCTTCAAGGTATGTCAGTATCTCTCATCCTTATTTGGGTAGCCACTTTTCCTCATTTAATCACTCTATGTTGCTTTGTCTATTCATAGGCCATGTCCAAGTTTATAGCAGCGTCTAGACAGGCAACAGAGCTGGACAAGACGAGAGTCTTGTTGGAGACGAGGATTCAGCAGGTGAATGCTGAGTGTAAAAAATGG contains:
- the LOC115994812 gene encoding serine incorporator 3, translating into MSCLASCCATSTCGLCNCVASGITKRSARLAYCGLFGGFLILSWVLREVAAPLLEKIPWINTSETHTKDWYQIQAVLRVSMGNFLFFAIFALIMIGVKDQNDKRDAWHHGGWIVKMVLWILLVVLMFFLPNAVISVYGTLSKFGAGLFLLVQVLILLDFTHAWNDAWVEKDEQKWYIALLVISIGCYIIAFTFSGILFIWFNPSGQDCGLNVFFIVMTMILAFAFAIIALHPAVNGSLLPASVISLYCAYVCYTGLSSEPHDYVCNGLNNTKVVTTSTLILGMLTTVLSVLYSALRAGSSTTFLSPPSSPKSGGKKPLLEEEELEEGKEKEKEKKTDAEARPVSYSYMFFHLIFALASMYSAMLLSGWTSSSESSDLIDVGWTSVWVRICTEWVTAALFVWSLVAPLIFPDREFF
- the LOC115949716 gene encoding uncharacterized protein LOC115949716, which translates into the protein MSAASSSTDSLNKAIDEYCEDTSERSNSSSASDESGGSTDENYSSGAPGLPIEVVQEQLRRASGSQAGSPSNPTDEVETVFSCAVGVHSKTDEQRLNSLKSWYQIPDEFNPRLPVRGEWCCEPRFGIGVYESYFLGGLRFPLNAFDRELLVKLGLGVCQFNPNAWRLIISMQILWREVFGGDRPLTVDEFLYCYKPSAISQSEGFYQFTARGNDCRLIKSLASSDRKWKTEFIFVSGFWAGNPVDVGRDPFPPYTGELGNLRPEAAKRPSLSKFHRDRVHRARLHTDRSFRSLVTLRRLAKWGLGPEPSDEAIAHEVTVRKRMSTMKENRGKEIAGEGKRPEGQAQDRPEGQTRPTAGDKRKFLPKNIDLEGLPSRRDKRVKSGSSKVVKSKPPQSQPAVQIVDVDSSTPVESTPSKTPPRTPLAKSTTPGSSQWLSRTKI